One Chryseobacterium sp. StRB126 genomic region harbors:
- a CDS encoding RluA family pseudouridine synthase gives MSEDNEDFLDEELLDSNSIDNIDIDEENKGLYEHLNITVDPKQEPLRIDKFLLIHRQNSSRNKISQTCRAGNVIVNGAPVKQNYRVKPGDQISVLLTRPPRENVIVPQNIPVNIVYEDDDLVVVDKEPGMVVHPGHGNWDGTLVNALAYHFENNGEKSDLDRVGLVHRIDKDTSGLLVIAKNEYALSFLAKQFFNRTTKRLYWAFVWGNPQEDEGTIKGHIGRHPKNRMQMSVYEDGSHGKHAVTHYKVLERFKYMTWVECKLETGRTHQIRAHFKHIGHTLFNDERYEGHTPLRGVNLPKYRQFIKNVFEILPRHALHAHTLGFIHPTTKKELYFESPMPKDMADAVKKWRNYLEN, from the coding sequence ATGTCAGAAGATAACGAAGATTTTTTAGACGAAGAATTATTGGATTCGAATAGTATTGATAATATCGATATTGATGAGGAAAACAAAGGTTTATATGAACATCTTAATATCACTGTTGATCCCAAACAAGAGCCATTAAGAATTGATAAGTTTCTTTTAATACACCGCCAGAATTCTTCAAGGAATAAAATTTCTCAGACCTGCAGGGCTGGAAACGTTATAGTGAATGGTGCTCCCGTAAAACAGAATTACCGAGTTAAACCCGGAGATCAGATCTCCGTATTGCTAACCCGCCCTCCAAGAGAAAATGTGATTGTTCCGCAGAATATCCCTGTGAATATCGTTTATGAAGATGATGATCTGGTAGTGGTAGATAAAGAACCCGGAATGGTGGTTCATCCGGGACATGGAAATTGGGATGGTACATTGGTGAATGCTCTGGCTTATCATTTTGAAAATAATGGCGAGAAATCTGATCTTGACAGGGTAGGGCTTGTTCACAGAATTGATAAGGATACTTCCGGATTATTGGTGATTGCTAAGAATGAATATGCTTTGAGTTTTCTGGCGAAGCAGTTCTTCAACAGAACTACAAAGAGGTTATATTGGGCTTTTGTATGGGGAAATCCTCAGGAAGATGAGGGAACTATTAAAGGGCATATTGGGAGACACCCTAAAAACAGAATGCAGATGTCTGTTTATGAGGATGGAAGTCATGGGAAACATGCCGTTACCCATTATAAGGTTTTAGAGAGGTTCAAATACATGACATGGGTAGAATGTAAGCTTGAAACAGGAAGAACGCACCAGATTAGGGCTCACTTCAAGCATATCGGGCATACCCTATTCAATGATGAGCGCTATGAAGGGCATACGCCTTTAAGAGGAGTGAACCTTCCGAAGTATAGACAATTTATTAAAAATGTTTTTGAAATTCTTCCAAGACATGCATTGCATGCACACACCCTCGGATTTATACACCCAACAACAAAAAAGGAATTATATTTTGAAAGCCCAATGCCCAAAGATATGGCGGATGCTGTAAAAAAATGGAGAAATTATTTAGAAAACTAA
- a CDS encoding D-alanine--D-alanine ligase, translating into MNKKSVAVVMGGYSDEYVVSLKSGQLIYDSLDRNLYDVYKVVVLKDEWYFLEENDKKHPINRGDFSVTLDNGETLKFDVCFNIIHGTPGENGILQAYWDAIGQKYTGCDFYQSALTFNKKDTLAVLSKYGIPSAKSIYLRKGENIDVEKIVEELNLPLFVKPNQSGSSLGISKVKEKSELIAATEIAFKEDDEILIESFLNGMEVSVGVIDFKGETIVLGITEIVPTNEFFDYEAKYEGASEEITPARIDEETTKRVEEIAKKAYNSLGMSGFSRSEYILMDGIPYMLEMNTNPGFSPASILPQQAKHYGISIMDLCGNEVEKALNKRK; encoded by the coding sequence ATGAACAAAAAAAGTGTTGCCGTAGTAATGGGAGGCTATTCTGATGAATATGTTGTATCCTTAAAAAGCGGACAATTGATCTATGATTCCTTAGACAGAAATCTATATGACGTATATAAAGTAGTAGTCCTTAAGGATGAATGGTATTTTCTAGAAGAAAATGATAAAAAACACCCAATCAACAGAGGAGATTTTTCTGTTACCTTAGATAATGGAGAAACATTAAAATTTGATGTATGCTTCAACATCATCCACGGAACACCGGGTGAAAATGGGATTCTTCAGGCTTACTGGGATGCTATAGGTCAAAAATACACAGGTTGTGATTTTTACCAAAGCGCCCTTACCTTCAACAAAAAAGATACACTTGCCGTATTGTCAAAATATGGAATTCCTTCTGCGAAAAGCATTTATTTAAGAAAAGGAGAAAACATCGATGTGGAGAAAATTGTAGAAGAGTTGAATCTTCCACTTTTTGTAAAACCAAATCAATCCGGATCTTCACTGGGAATTTCTAAAGTAAAAGAAAAATCCGAACTGATTGCTGCTACAGAAATTGCTTTCAAGGAAGATGACGAAATTCTTATCGAAAGTTTCCTGAACGGAATGGAAGTTTCTGTAGGGGTTATCGATTTTAAAGGAGAAACTATTGTTTTAGGAATTACTGAAATTGTTCCTACCAATGAGTTTTTCGATTATGAAGCTAAATATGAAGGCGCTTCCGAGGAAATTACTCCTGCAAGAATTGACGAAGAAACGACAAAAAGAGTAGAAGAAATTGCTAAAAAAGCATACAATTCTCTTGGAATGAGTGGTTTTTCAAGAAGCGAATATATCTTAATGGATGGTATTCCTTATATGCTTGAAATGAATACGAACCCAGGATTCTCTCCTGCAAGTATTCTTCCCCAACAGGCCAAACATTATGGAATTTCCATTATGGATCTTTGTGGAAATGAAGTTGAAAAAGCTTTAAATAAAAGAAAATAA
- a CDS encoding LemA family protein: MKNKGCLGAGTIGIALLIIVAVLFFWGKSGYNSFVGKEQTVNAKWSNVETVYQKRANLIPNLERTVKSYSKFEQETLTQVVEARSKATSINIDPTNMTEADIAKFQAAQGELSGALSRLMAVVESYPNLKADQQYINFQREYTAIENSIRTETVYYNDAAKDYNTSIKTFPNNILANFTNFKEKPYFKADAGAQKAPEVFK; encoded by the coding sequence ATGAAAAATAAAGGATGTCTGGGCGCCGGAACCATTGGTATCGCCCTCCTTATTATTGTTGCAGTCCTATTCTTTTGGGGAAAAAGCGGATATAACAGCTTTGTAGGCAAAGAACAGACTGTTAACGCAAAATGGTCTAATGTAGAGACTGTATATCAGAAAAGAGCCAATCTTATTCCTAATCTGGAAAGAACAGTAAAATCGTATTCAAAATTTGAGCAGGAAACTTTAACACAAGTTGTAGAGGCACGTTCTAAAGCTACTTCTATCAATATTGATCCTACTAACATGACGGAGGCAGATATTGCTAAATTCCAGGCTGCACAAGGAGAATTATCCGGTGCGCTAAGCAGATTAATGGCTGTGGTAGAGTCTTATCCTAACCTAAAAGCAGATCAGCAGTATATCAACTTCCAGAGAGAGTATACCGCTATTGAAAACAGTATCAGAACAGAAACGGTTTATTATAACGATGCTGCCAAGGATTACAACACCTCTATCAAGACTTTCCCCAATAATATTTTGGCGAATTTCACCAACTTTAAAGAAAAACCTTATTTCAAAGCTGATGCAGGAGCTCAGAAAGCCCCTGAAGTATTCAAATAA
- a CDS encoding TPM domain-containing protein, with protein sequence MGNFLTNQQIASLVEAIQSAEDHSTGEIRVHIDSNTENRDAKTAFKVFKELSMDKTTDRNAVLFHVNFEQKYLTIIGDVGIHEKVNQSYWDHLHDYITSEFAKGNYYQALKSAILKTGLELKKHFPVEGENPNQLPNEITFS encoded by the coding sequence ATGGGTAATTTCCTTACAAATCAACAGATCGCTTCCCTTGTGGAAGCGATTCAGTCAGCAGAAGACCATTCTACAGGTGAGATTAGGGTACATATTGACTCTAATACGGAAAACCGTGATGCTAAGACAGCATTTAAAGTTTTCAAAGAGCTGTCTATGGATAAAACTACCGACAGGAATGCTGTGCTTTTTCATGTTAATTTTGAACAGAAGTACCTCACTATTATCGGGGATGTAGGAATTCATGAAAAAGTAAACCAATCCTATTGGGATCATCTGCATGACTATATTACCTCTGAATTTGCCAAAGGAAATTATTATCAGGCATTAAAAAGTGCAATTCTGAAAACAGGCCTTGAACTTAAAAAACATTTTCCTGTTGAAGGAGAAAATCCAAACCAACTTCCGAATGAAATTACATTCTCTTAA
- the hemW gene encoding radical SAM family heme chaperone HemW → MIYIHIPFCKQKCSYCNFHFSTSLNFKDEMLRAMKTEIQLRKDELQNRSLKSLYFGGGTPSILSVDEINSLIDEVLHHFSFEKDIEITLEANPDDLDKNFLKQLAGIPVNRLSIGTQSFFEEDLKLMNRAHTASEAEGSIKRAQDFGFENLSIDLIYGSPTSNLEIWKENLHKTIALEVPHISSYALTVEPKTALDNWISKGKVKSPKEEEQNREFYYLSDFLKDHGFEHYEVSNFAKPGFYSRHNSSYWKYQEYLGIGPSAHSYNGFDVRSWNVANNQQYIKKLSTKLLAKEEEILSQEDQFNEMIMIGLRTIWGVDLKSLREKFDNRFLDHFQNEIKDKIGEGILIIEDEHLKIQEKHWFMADGIASDLFMV, encoded by the coding sequence ATGATATATATTCACATTCCGTTCTGTAAGCAAAAATGCAGTTACTGTAATTTTCATTTTTCAACATCCCTTAATTTTAAGGATGAAATGCTTCGTGCCATGAAAACTGAAATACAGCTTAGAAAAGATGAACTGCAGAACAGGAGCTTAAAATCTCTCTACTTTGGGGGCGGAACTCCTTCTATTCTTTCTGTGGATGAGATTAATTCTTTAATTGATGAGGTTTTACATCACTTCAGTTTTGAAAAGGATATTGAGATTACATTGGAAGCCAACCCGGATGACTTGGATAAGAATTTCCTAAAGCAATTGGCTGGAATACCAGTTAACCGATTGTCAATTGGGACACAAAGCTTCTTTGAAGAAGATCTTAAACTGATGAATCGGGCTCATACGGCTTCAGAAGCAGAAGGTTCTATCAAGCGTGCCCAGGATTTCGGGTTTGAAAATCTGAGTATAGATCTAATTTACGGCTCACCTACCTCTAATCTTGAGATCTGGAAAGAAAATTTACATAAAACTATTGCGCTGGAAGTTCCTCATATTTCCTCTTATGCCTTAACAGTTGAACCTAAAACGGCTCTCGATAACTGGATATCAAAAGGGAAAGTTAAAAGTCCTAAAGAAGAAGAACAGAACAGAGAGTTCTATTATCTGTCTGACTTTTTAAAGGACCATGGTTTTGAACATTATGAGGTTTCCAATTTTGCAAAACCAGGTTTTTATTCCAGGCATAATTCATCCTATTGGAAGTATCAGGAATATTTAGGAATAGGCCCTTCGGCACATTCTTATAACGGATTTGATGTAAGAAGTTGGAATGTGGCCAACAATCAGCAGTACATTAAAAAACTAAGCACAAAACTTTTAGCCAAGGAAGAAGAAATTCTTTCTCAGGAGGACCAGTTTAATGAAATGATTATGATTGGTTTGAGAACCATTTGGGGGGTAGATCTGAAAAGCTTAAGAGAAAAATTCGACAATCGATTTCTGGATCACTTTCAAAACGAGATCAAAGATAAAATAGGAGAGGGTATTTTGATCATTGAAGATGAACATTTGAAAATTCAGGAAAAACATTGGTTTATGGCGGATGGAATTGCTTCGGATTTATTTATGGTTTAG
- a CDS encoding dihydrofolate reductase produces the protein MTTIVVAMGEKNEIGFENQLLWHLPKDLKHFKDLTSGHPIIMGRKTYESIGKPLPNRTNIVVSRKKDWFEEGILIVGSLKEAMKFAKKIEEEVFIIGGGNIYEQTMDIVDKLEVTLVKATLEADTFFPKIDEKIWKKTHEICHEKDEKNGYDFCFQTFERIKKEA, from the coding sequence ATGACAACAATAGTGGTGGCAATGGGAGAGAAGAACGAGATTGGTTTTGAAAACCAGTTGCTTTGGCATCTTCCGAAAGATTTAAAACATTTTAAGGACCTTACTTCCGGGCATCCGATCATTATGGGAAGAAAAACTTATGAGAGTATTGGGAAACCACTTCCTAACCGTACTAATATTGTTGTTTCAAGAAAGAAAGACTGGTTTGAAGAAGGAATTCTTATCGTGGGAAGCCTTAAAGAAGCAATGAAATTTGCTAAAAAGATTGAGGAAGAAGTCTTCATCATCGGAGGGGGAAACATCTATGAGCAAACAATGGATATTGTGGATAAACTTGAGGTTACTCTGGTAAAAGCTACCCTTGAAGCGGATACTTTTTTTCCGAAAATCGATGAGAAGATCTGGAAAAAGACCCATGAAATCTGCCATGAAAAAGACGAAAAAAATGGCTATGATTTCTGTTTCCAGACGTTTGAAAGAATCAAAAAAGAAGCTTAA
- a CDS encoding NAD(P)H-dependent oxidoreductase produces MKKTLVVFAHPYLEHSNSNVELINFYVRHQHYTLRDLYEEYPDFHIAAFRERKRLANYDRFVFQFPLIWFGMPPLLRLWIDEVFDRDWLQPGKHNPLENKEVYILITTGGKERSFSKTGTYQYTVDELISGLIVSLKVFKADIKHIKIVYEANKLSKKEIILHKKEFTELLNQ; encoded by the coding sequence ATGAAGAAGACGCTGGTAGTATTTGCACACCCTTATCTGGAGCACTCCAATTCGAATGTAGAGCTCATCAATTTCTACGTTCGCCACCAGCATTATACCTTAAGAGATCTTTATGAAGAATATCCTGATTTCCATATTGCCGCCTTCAGGGAAAGAAAGCGTTTAGCCAACTATGATCGCTTTGTGTTTCAGTTTCCATTGATCTGGTTCGGGATGCCACCTTTGTTAAGATTATGGATTGATGAAGTTTTTGATCGTGACTGGCTTCAGCCCGGAAAACATAATCCACTTGAAAATAAAGAAGTTTATATTCTGATAACCACTGGGGGAAAAGAAAGGTCTTTCAGTAAAACCGGGACGTATCAATATACTGTAGATGAACTAATTAGCGGATTGATTGTTTCGTTAAAGGTTTTCAAGGCTGATATCAAACATATCAAGATTGTTTACGAGGCCAATAAATTGTCAAAAAAAGAAATTATTCTGCATAAAAAAGAGTTTACAGAACTTCTCAATCAGTAA
- a CDS encoding trimeric intracellular cation channel family protein: MHEQFNFAIEVLGTIAFSMSGSFAAMQKRLDPFGVLIIAFVTSVGGGTVRDLLLDIPVFWMHDLLMCALIIITSVVSMVFKSLEKNFKVTLFIFDSFGLGLFTIIGIQKGLNVGIHPLICIGLGTITGCFGGIIRDILLNRIPLIFRKEIYATACIVGGAAFLLMTKYTPLSYTFVQIFTILLIVAIRTLAVKYQWQIPKFYGYDQTSEM; encoded by the coding sequence ATGCACGAACAGTTCAATTTTGCCATAGAAGTACTTGGAACCATTGCGTTTTCCATGTCAGGAAGTTTTGCAGCCATGCAGAAACGGCTTGATCCTTTTGGCGTTCTTATTATTGCCTTTGTAACTTCTGTAGGTGGAGGAACTGTAAGAGACCTCTTGCTGGATATTCCTGTATTTTGGATGCATGATCTCCTGATGTGCGCCCTGATCATTATTACCAGTGTTGTTTCCATGGTATTCAAATCCCTTGAAAAAAACTTTAAGGTCACCTTATTCATCTTCGATAGCTTTGGACTAGGTCTGTTTACCATTATCGGAATTCAGAAAGGGCTTAATGTTGGCATCCATCCTCTGATCTGTATTGGTTTAGGAACAATTACAGGTTGTTTCGGAGGAATTATCCGGGATATATTACTGAACAGAATTCCATTGATTTTCAGAAAGGAAATCTATGCTACAGCATGTATTGTAGGTGGAGCTGCATTTTTATTAATGACAAAGTACACTCCGTTATCCTATACTTTTGTACAGATCTTTACGATTTTACTGATTGTAGCCATCAGAACACTTGCCGTGAAATACCAATGGCAGATACCTAAATTTTATGGCTATGATCAGACTTCAGAAATGTAA
- a CDS encoding TPM domain-containing protein: MKLHSLKIVFSFLLICFYTFVSAQYTIPQKPAVLYPVFDEAGILSQQEKDELNNKLIKFADSTSTEIEVVIIKSTKGEDINFLATMFGEQWKIGKKGVDNGVVFLIATEDHTMSIQQGRSVEQYLTASIAGQILDYIVTPNFKKGLWYEGINRGTSAIMEAVQGKFKPVPTTAPSGGGSALKVLIIAFVIFIIIAILFGNRGGGGGGGGGGNYDDDDDVIITRRGRRNYPGGFFPFPGSFGGGGFGGGSSGGGGGGFGGFGGGGSFGGGGASGGW; this comes from the coding sequence ATGAAATTACATTCTCTTAAAATAGTATTTTCATTTTTACTGATCTGCTTTTACACTTTTGTATCAGCACAATATACTATTCCTCAAAAACCAGCAGTTTTATACCCTGTTTTTGATGAAGCAGGAATTCTTTCTCAGCAGGAAAAAGATGAGCTTAACAATAAACTTATCAAATTTGCAGATTCCACTTCCACAGAAATTGAAGTTGTTATCATTAAGTCTACTAAAGGCGAAGATATCAACTTTCTGGCCACTATGTTTGGTGAGCAATGGAAGATCGGAAAAAAAGGAGTAGATAACGGAGTAGTTTTCCTGATTGCTACAGAAGACCATACCATGTCTATCCAGCAGGGACGTTCCGTAGAACAATATCTGACGGCATCCATTGCAGGACAGATTCTGGATTATATCGTTACCCCTAATTTTAAAAAGGGACTTTGGTATGAAGGTATCAATCGGGGTACCTCAGCCATTATGGAAGCTGTTCAGGGCAAATTCAAACCTGTTCCTACCACAGCACCATCCGGTGGTGGCAGTGCGCTGAAAGTTCTTATTATTGCCTTTGTCATTTTTATCATCATTGCTATTCTCTTCGGCAACCGAGGCGGCGGCGGTGGTGGCGGTGGTGGCGGTAATTATGACGACGACGATGATGTCATCATCACTCGAAGAGGACGCAGAAATTATCCTGGTGGATTCTTCCCATTCCCAGGTAGTTTTGGCGGCGGTGGCTTCGGTGGCGGCAGTTCCGGAGGTGGTGGCGGTGGCTTTGGAGGCTTCGGCGGTGGAGGAAGTTTCGGAGGCGGTGGTGCTTCTGGAGGATGGTAA
- a CDS encoding membrane protein: MNKNIKIAVAALLILLGLYMMIFTRNLGWGIVVFLLAAFPIVLYFKNEYILLAFWQLRKQNMEKAAEWLTKITDYKGQLHKTQYGYFHYLLGLTQAQDHPTKVEPLMKKALEYGLNMKHDRAMATLNLAAAAISKGRKQEGQKLLDEAKRLDSAGMMTDQIKMMKDQLKMPTMQKHMHNPNMRNRGKFF, translated from the coding sequence ATGAATAAGAACATTAAAATTGCAGTAGCAGCACTTCTTATCCTTCTGGGACTTTATATGATGATTTTCACAAGAAATCTTGGATGGGGAATTGTTGTTTTTCTTCTTGCCGCATTTCCAATCGTACTTTACTTTAAAAATGAGTATATTCTTTTGGCATTCTGGCAGTTGAGAAAACAGAATATGGAGAAAGCGGCAGAATGGTTAACAAAAATTACGGACTATAAAGGACAACTTCATAAAACTCAATACGGATATTTCCACTATTTATTAGGATTAACACAAGCTCAGGATCACCCGACAAAAGTGGAGCCTTTAATGAAAAAAGCTTTGGAGTACGGATTGAATATGAAGCATGACAGAGCAATGGCTACTTTAAATCTTGCAGCGGCAGCTATTTCTAAAGGAAGAAAGCAGGAAGGTCAAAAGCTATTGGATGAGGCTAAAAGATTAGACAGTGCAGGAATGATGACGGATCAGATCAAAATGATGAAGGATCAGTTGAAAATGCCAACTATGCAGAAGCATATGCACAATCCTAATATGAGAAATAGAGGTAAATTCTTCTAG
- the coaD gene encoding pantetheine-phosphate adenylyltransferase, translating into MKIAVFPGSFDPITLGHYDIIERAAPLFDKLIIAIGQNSQKKYMFPLEKRKEFIQNSVAEFPNVEVDSFEGLTVDYCFEKNAQYIIRGLRNPADFEFEKAIAHTNRTLAHKKLETVFLLTSSGKSFISSSIVREIITHGGEYELMVPDSVRVER; encoded by the coding sequence ATGAAAATTGCTGTTTTCCCAGGGTCCTTTGATCCCATCACTTTAGGACATTATGATATTATAGAAAGAGCCGCTCCTCTATTTGATAAATTAATCATTGCTATTGGCCAGAATTCCCAGAAGAAATACATGTTTCCTCTTGAAAAAAGAAAGGAATTCATTCAAAATTCTGTAGCAGAATTCCCCAATGTAGAAGTAGACTCATTCGAAGGCTTAACCGTAGATTACTGTTTTGAAAAGAATGCACAATACATCATCAGAGGTTTGAGAAATCCTGCTGACTTCGAATTCGAAAAGGCAATTGCTCATACCAATAGAACATTAGCTCACAAAAAACTAGAAACCGTTTTCTTATTAACCTCATCCGGAAAATCATTTATCAGCAGCAGCATCGTAAGGGAAATCATTACCCACGGCGGCGAATACGAACTGATGGTTCCGGACTCTGTAAGGGTTGAGAGATAA
- a CDS encoding PASTA domain-containing protein: MLKSLFNWKVLVNLVVAIGVFVGLVWLTFRWLEYHTNHGQEIPVPNVVNKSVHDAVKILDDTGLEYEVDSATYDPKYRPFQVLQIYPAPGSRVKDGRTVRLKVNPRTWAQIAVPDVINKYSGLAFQRLDQVGLKIGDTIYEPSIQKDALLRILYKGNAVNPGARLPRFSVIDVVVGSGPMRNISIPNVVGLSVKEARAVIAKSMFEVGLVEYEDGGKDESDIIYYQDPASGDVRDQGMQIDLWASKKTPAELRAKVEQLNSIYRMKVDTSLPPVRYEEVHNEPSYEAPVPVPMPRRETPKTEAPKTETPKPQPTTPKPASTTTEKPKASTSTPATGNAAKQTASTATHQSAQKPKAKKVVVE; the protein is encoded by the coding sequence ATGCTTAAATCACTTTTCAATTGGAAAGTTTTAGTGAATTTAGTTGTGGCAATCGGTGTTTTCGTTGGTCTTGTATGGCTTACGTTTCGCTGGTTAGAATACCATACTAATCACGGTCAGGAAATTCCTGTTCCCAATGTAGTTAATAAATCTGTACATGATGCTGTTAAAATATTAGATGACACAGGTTTGGAATATGAAGTAGACAGTGCTACTTATGACCCTAAATACAGACCATTCCAGGTTTTACAAATTTATCCTGCACCGGGTTCCCGTGTAAAGGACGGAAGAACTGTGCGTCTTAAAGTTAACCCTAGAACATGGGCTCAGATTGCTGTTCCGGATGTTATCAATAAATATTCAGGGCTGGCATTCCAGAGATTGGATCAGGTAGGTCTTAAAATTGGTGATACTATTTACGAACCGAGTATCCAAAAAGATGCCCTTTTAAGAATTCTATATAAAGGAAATGCCGTAAATCCGGGAGCACGTCTTCCTAGATTCTCAGTCATTGATGTTGTTGTAGGATCGGGACCGATGAGAAATATTTCTATTCCTAATGTAGTAGGACTTTCCGTAAAAGAAGCCAGAGCGGTAATTGCGAAGAGTATGTTCGAAGTAGGATTAGTAGAGTACGAGGATGGTGGTAAGGATGAATCTGATATTATCTATTATCAGGATCCTGCTTCAGGAGATGTTCGTGACCAGGGAATGCAGATAGACCTTTGGGCGAGTAAGAAAACCCCGGCGGAACTAAGAGCAAAAGTAGAACAGTTGAATTCTATTTACCGAATGAAGGTAGATACTTCTTTGCCTCCGGTACGATATGAAGAAGTTCATAATGAGCCAAGCTATGAAGCTCCAGTGCCTGTACCTATGCCTAGAAGAGAAACTCCAAAGACGGAAGCTCCGAAAACAGAGACTCCAAAGCCTCAGCCAACAACTCCTAAACCTGCAAGTACAACAACAGAGAAACCTAAAGCTTCTACCAGTACTCCAGCTACAGGAAACGCTGCAAAACAGACAGCTTCAACTGCTACACACCAGTCTGCTCAAAAGCCAAAGGCTAAGAAAGTGGTTGTAGAATAA
- a CDS encoding type IX secretion system membrane protein PorP/SprF, whose protein sequence is MRKLYAIVCLALLSNAYKAQESLPYYQQYLLDGDFLFNPAQYGKTDYVQLNAIYQKQFSKFSESPNVQSVGINANIFDRVGAGLTVFRDSNGAESAGGVTAGASYFIPLSSEGDRKDQFSFGTSVSLYNRNFDYTKINVEEQGDPLVKGDQQNIFMAYANFGLAATYKNLFGGVSVNDIALGNDKPIVNGWEPSPIKFFLNLGYNWHIADNIMLTPAAMINLNTNSTRVMDYNLMATFNNEVNAFSVGVSYRAAQNRFDGQQLEIAPIVKVRFNKFMIGATYNLGLSDIQQYGGNSFMIGLGYNFDNFINVRGYRY, encoded by the coding sequence ATGAGAAAACTATATGCTATCGTATGTTTAGCTCTTTTGTCAAATGCATACAAAGCACAAGAATCACTACCATATTATCAACAGTATCTTTTGGATGGTGATTTTCTGTTCAACCCAGCTCAGTACGGTAAAACAGACTACGTACAGCTTAATGCCATTTATCAAAAGCAATTTTCAAAATTCAGCGAATCCCCAAATGTACAATCGGTGGGAATCAATGCAAACATTTTCGATAGAGTAGGTGCCGGTCTTACCGTATTCAGAGACAGCAATGGAGCTGAATCTGCAGGTGGCGTTACAGCGGGTGCTTCATATTTTATTCCTCTAAGTAGTGAAGGAGACAGAAAAGATCAGTTCTCATTCGGTACAAGTGTTAGTTTGTATAACAGAAATTTTGACTATACAAAAATCAACGTTGAAGAGCAGGGAGATCCTTTAGTAAAAGGTGATCAACAGAATATTTTTATGGCTTATGCTAACTTCGGTTTAGCAGCTACTTATAAAAACCTTTTCGGGGGTGTTTCTGTAAATGATATCGCATTAGGGAATGATAAACCTATTGTAAACGGATGGGAGCCATCTCCAATCAAGTTTTTCTTAAACTTAGGATACAACTGGCATATTGCAGACAATATCATGTTAACTCCTGCTGCAATGATTAACCTGAACACGAACTCTACAAGAGTAATGGATTATAACTTAATGGCTACATTTAATAATGAGGTGAATGCCTTCTCTGTGGGGGTAAGTTATAGAGCTGCTCAGAACAGATTTGACGGTCAGCAATTAGAAATTGCTCCCATTGTTAAAGTAAGATTCAACAAATTTATGATTGGAGCTACGTACAACCTTGGATTGTCTGATATTCAGCAATACGGAGGAAACAGCTTCATGATCGGACTGGGTTATAATTTCGATAACTTTATTAATGTTCGAGGATATAGATATTAA